Proteins co-encoded in one Acinetobacter lwoffii genomic window:
- a CDS encoding bifunctional 3-(3-hydroxy-phenyl)propionate/3-hydroxycinnamic acid hydroxylase produces the protein MSNTNYTTEVAILGAGPVGLTIANYLSKQGVTVTIVEQLDSLIDYPRAIGIDDESLRTIQSLGLVDQVLPHTTPNHAMRFLTPKGRCFADIQPLTREFGFSRRNAFIQPQVDNVLLQGLKQYKNTQVLFSSQLTQFSQDADGVTLNLKNKEDDAETIRAQYLIACDGGNSYVRRNLGIAFEGETAPNQWIVIDLENDPLATPHIYLCCDPVRPYVSAALPHGIRRFEFMVMPGETQEELSKPENIAKLLSKVLPSTDGIEVIRQRVYTHNARIADKFRVDRILLAGDAAHIMPVWQGQGYNSGMRDAFNLAWKMALVIQGKAGPALLDSYQIERKDHAKAMIDLSVMAGHVLAPPKKWQGFVRDGIAYALNYIKPIKQYLLEMRFKPMPKYHDGALLSNGTKNSPVGKMFIQPQVQLASGETVLLDKVIGNDFAIIAWGVDPKWGLSPQTLQQWKSLGVKFIQVIPAVQLQNSQRKEYQDVITIGDIGTDIRSWFGNTSDSVVILRPDRFVAALAIPQSMESTSQQLFKKLYLK, from the coding sequence ATGAGCAATACTAACTACACTACTGAAGTGGCAATTCTGGGCGCCGGCCCTGTCGGCTTAACCATTGCCAACTATCTGAGCAAGCAAGGCGTAACTGTCACAATTGTCGAGCAACTGGATAGTTTGATTGATTATCCACGTGCGATTGGAATCGATGATGAATCCTTGCGTACCATTCAATCTTTGGGTTTAGTCGATCAAGTCTTACCGCATACCACTCCGAATCATGCGATGCGCTTCTTAACGCCTAAAGGTCGCTGTTTTGCTGATATTCAACCTTTAACACGTGAGTTTGGTTTCTCGCGCCGTAATGCCTTTATTCAGCCACAAGTTGATAACGTCCTACTGCAAGGCTTAAAGCAATATAAAAACACCCAAGTGCTGTTTTCTAGTCAATTGACCCAGTTTAGTCAAGATGCTGACGGCGTAACACTTAACCTGAAAAATAAAGAGGATGATGCAGAAACCATCCGCGCTCAATACCTGATTGCCTGTGATGGCGGTAATTCCTATGTGCGCCGCAACCTGGGCATTGCTTTTGAAGGTGAAACTGCACCGAATCAATGGATTGTAATCGACCTTGAGAACGACCCGCTTGCTACACCGCATATTTACTTATGTTGTGATCCGGTTCGTCCTTATGTATCAGCCGCATTGCCACATGGTATCCGCCGTTTTGAATTTATGGTCATGCCGGGTGAAACACAGGAAGAACTCAGCAAACCGGAAAATATTGCCAAACTTCTGTCCAAGGTTTTACCAAGTACGGATGGTATCGAAGTGATCCGTCAGCGTGTCTATACCCATAATGCTCGTATTGCCGACAAATTCCGTGTCGACCGTATTTTACTTGCCGGTGATGCAGCGCACATTATGCCGGTATGGCAAGGTCAGGGTTATAACAGCGGTATGCGTGATGCCTTTAACCTGGCCTGGAAAATGGCACTGGTTATTCAAGGTAAAGCTGGCCCAGCACTTTTAGATTCTTATCAGATCGAACGTAAAGACCATGCCAAGGCGATGATTGACCTGTCGGTGATGGCAGGTCACGTACTGGCACCACCGAAAAAATGGCAAGGTTTTGTTCGTGATGGTATTGCCTATGCCCTGAACTACATCAAGCCGATCAAACAGTACCTGCTGGAAATGCGCTTTAAACCGATGCCGAAATATCATGACGGCGCACTTTTGAGTAACGGAACCAAGAACTCTCCGGTTGGCAAGATGTTTATCCAGCCTCAGGTTCAGCTGGCTTCGGGTGAAACCGTATTACTGGATAAAGTGATCGGTAATGATTTTGCGATTATTGCCTGGGGTGTTGATCCGAAATGGGGTCTGAGCCCACAAACGTTGCAACAGTGGAAATCGCTGGGTGTGAAATTCATTCAGGTGATCCCGGCAGTGCAATTGCAAAATAGCCAGCGCAAAGAGTATCAAGATGTCATCACCATTGGTGATATCGGCACAGATATCCGCTCGTGGTTTGGCAACACGTCTGATTCAGTTGTGATCTTGCGTCCTGACCGTTTCGTGGCTGCGCTGGCCATTCCTCAATCGATGGAAAGCACCAGCCAGCAACTGTTTAAAAAGCTTTACCTGAAATAA
- a CDS encoding TetR/AcrR family transcriptional regulator, with amino-acid sequence MSSDEKSSRRQQCILQAVADALAECEYHQLTIEDVAARAGVGKSTIYRWWKHKSELVLDTFKQHTASVFELDTSKSLKSNLIQQLGSLSQALNHPVGRALLVVIANHRELAGEFFQQYLLPRRQQTHQLIQQAIERGEIRADYPFDLMLDTLYGPIHYQIIFFNRIPDEHYIQSLVELALHPVTVQA; translated from the coding sequence ATGAGCAGTGACGAAAAAAGTTCCCGACGACAGCAGTGCATTTTACAGGCGGTCGCAGATGCGCTGGCAGAATGTGAATATCATCAGTTGACGATTGAAGATGTAGCGGCACGTGCCGGTGTTGGCAAGTCCACGATTTATCGATGGTGGAAACATAAATCGGAACTGGTGCTGGACACTTTCAAACAGCATACAGCTTCGGTATTTGAGCTGGATACCTCTAAAAGCCTGAAAAGCAATCTCATTCAACAACTCGGTTCTTTATCTCAAGCGCTGAATCATCCAGTGGGGCGGGCTTTGCTGGTGGTGATTGCCAATCACCGCGAACTGGCAGGTGAGTTCTTTCAGCAATATCTGTTGCCACGTCGGCAACAGACCCATCAACTGATTCAGCAGGCGATTGAACGCGGAGAAATCCGCGCAGATTATCCTTTTGATTTGATGCTGGATACCTTATACGGCCCGATTCATTACCAGATTATTTTTTTCAACCGGATTCCGGATGAACACTATATCCAGAGTCTGGTCGAGTTGGCCTTGCATCCCGTCACTGTCCAAGCCTGA
- a CDS encoding patatin-like phospholipase family protein, which produces MQKYVLSMVILGTFGLSACQTTPMTAQAATGHLQPAAQRGEAQARPNQIDFQKIKQTQQRPVVALVLGSGGARGYAHIGALEVLEQAGIHPDFIVGTSAGSIVGSIYASGKPAIELRNIALSMRPNDVRDIKLARKGFFDGKKVEDYVNLQVDQTPLEAMKIPMFVVATALKEGKKVVFNYGNTGQAVRASVSIPSMFIPTIIQGKEYVDGGLVSPVPVDVARELGADIVIAVDILAQPIHTETTNVWGLFNQNINIMQQHLAHEELKHADVVIQPDLREKGHIFDVRGRELTMQAGAEATQLKLMEISQAYQKHDYAQGHRIPQFVVHEHQAQ; this is translated from the coding sequence ATGCAGAAATATGTGTTGAGTATGGTGATACTGGGTACATTTGGCCTAAGTGCTTGCCAAACGACCCCAATGACAGCCCAAGCGGCGACCGGTCATCTACAACCTGCTGCACAACGCGGAGAAGCTCAGGCACGTCCAAATCAAATTGATTTTCAAAAGATCAAGCAAACCCAACAGCGTCCAGTAGTTGCTTTAGTTCTGGGCAGTGGGGGTGCGCGTGGTTATGCGCATATTGGTGCGCTGGAAGTACTGGAACAGGCGGGTATTCACCCCGATTTTATTGTCGGAACCAGTGCGGGCAGTATTGTAGGTTCCATTTATGCGAGTGGCAAACCGGCGATTGAACTGCGCAATATTGCTCTCAGCATGCGACCGAATGATGTCCGTGATATCAAACTGGCCAGAAAAGGTTTTTTTGATGGCAAAAAAGTTGAGGACTATGTCAATTTGCAGGTCGATCAAACTCCGCTTGAAGCCATGAAAATCCCGATGTTTGTGGTAGCAACCGCGCTGAAAGAAGGCAAGAAAGTCGTTTTTAATTATGGTAATACCGGACAGGCGGTACGTGCTTCAGTCTCGATTCCGAGTATGTTTATTCCGACTATTATTCAAGGTAAAGAATATGTAGATGGTGGTCTGGTCAGTCCGGTGCCGGTCGATGTGGCACGTGAGCTGGGAGCCGATATTGTGATTGCGGTGGATATTCTGGCACAGCCCATTCACACGGAAACCACCAATGTCTGGGGACTGTTTAATCAGAACATTAATATTATGCAGCAACATCTGGCACATGAAGAATTAAAGCATGCAGATGTGGTGATTCAGCCGGACTTACGCGAAAAAGGCCATATCTTTGATGTACGTGGCAGGGAACTCACCATGCAGGCTGGTGCCGAGGCGACCCAGTTAAAGTTGATGGAAATTTCACAAGCCTACCAAAAACATGATTATGCTCAAGGACATCGCATTCCGCAGTTTGTGGTACATGAACATCAAGCTCAATAA
- a CDS encoding alanine/glycine:cation symporter family protein, translated as MNDQLNETLLGWINALNGPLWDFLVVFLVAVGIFYTIMTGAVQIRLFWHSMKVMKNSRGKVQDTHGITPFQAFVTGLASRVGVGNVAGVAIAIAIGGPGAVFWMWFTAFLGMSSAFVESSLAQLFKVRDNKNQQFRGGPAYYITQGLKQKWLGIVFAIALITTYGFVFNAVQANAITGATSHAWGWDQANLILPLGGLNLEISWVGLFLVLMTAVIIFGGIKRIAKVAESFVPFMAVLYLAVALYIAVINYDLLPSIFQLIFSKAFEFEAAAGGFFGAMISMAMMMGIKRGLFSNEAGMGSAPNAAAASDVKHPVNQGLVQMLGVFVDTFVVCSCTAIIILVSGLYENAGFEGVTLTQMALESQIGAWGDDFLALILFLFAYSSIIGNYAYAEGNVQFINNNSRVMLIFRLFVLVMVYFGSIASVPLIWNMADLFMGVMASINLIAILLLMPFLLMLLKDYTGQLKRGVKEPEFKLDNHPKFKDKVKSDIW; from the coding sequence ATGAATGATCAGTTAAATGAAACCTTACTCGGCTGGATTAATGCCCTGAATGGCCCTTTATGGGATTTTCTGGTGGTGTTTCTGGTCGCAGTCGGTATTTTCTACACGATCATGACGGGTGCAGTACAAATTCGTTTGTTCTGGCACAGCATGAAAGTCATGAAAAATAGCCGTGGCAAGGTTCAGGATACGCACGGCATTACCCCGTTTCAGGCGTTTGTCACTGGACTGGCAAGCCGGGTCGGTGTGGGCAATGTCGCGGGTGTCGCCATTGCGATTGCGATTGGTGGCCCCGGTGCCGTGTTCTGGATGTGGTTTACTGCCTTTTTGGGCATGAGTTCTGCTTTTGTTGAATCCTCTTTGGCACAGTTGTTTAAGGTGCGAGATAACAAAAACCAGCAATTCCGTGGTGGTCCAGCTTATTACATTACTCAAGGCCTGAAACAGAAATGGCTCGGGATTGTCTTTGCGATTGCATTGATCACGACTTATGGTTTTGTCTTCAATGCAGTTCAGGCCAATGCCATTACCGGAGCAACCTCTCATGCTTGGGGCTGGGATCAGGCGAACCTGATTCTGCCATTAGGCGGCCTGAATCTGGAAATTTCCTGGGTCGGATTGTTTCTGGTCTTGATGACTGCGGTGATCATTTTTGGCGGAATTAAACGGATTGCAAAAGTTGCTGAAAGCTTTGTACCGTTTATGGCTGTGCTTTATCTGGCGGTAGCTTTGTATATTGCAGTCATCAATTACGATCTGCTCCCTTCCATCTTCCAGCTCATTTTCAGTAAAGCCTTTGAATTTGAAGCTGCTGCTGGTGGTTTCTTTGGTGCCATGATCTCTATGGCCATGATGATGGGGATCAAACGCGGTCTGTTCTCTAACGAAGCCGGGATGGGTTCAGCACCGAACGCTGCCGCAGCCTCTGATGTGAAGCATCCGGTCAATCAGGGTCTGGTACAAATGCTGGGTGTATTTGTAGACACCTTTGTGGTGTGTTCATGTACTGCGATTATTATTCTGGTCTCGGGCCTGTATGAAAATGCCGGTTTTGAAGGCGTGACCCTGACTCAGATGGCGCTGGAAAGCCAGATTGGTGCCTGGGGTGATGATTTCTTGGCCTTGATCCTGTTCCTGTTTGCCTATTCTTCGATTATCGGTAACTATGCCTATGCCGAAGGAAACGTCCAGTTCATCAATAACAATAGTCGGGTGATGTTGATTTTCCGTTTATTTGTATTGGTCATGGTGTATTTCGGTTCTATCGCCAGTGTGCCGTTGATCTGGAATATGGCAGATCTGTTCATGGGTGTCATGGCAAGTATCAACCTGATCGCAATCCTGTTGCTGATGCCATTCCTGCTGATGCTACTCAAAGACTATACCGGTCAGCTGAAGCGTGGTGTGAAAGAACCTGAATTTAAACTGGATAACCATCCTAAATTTAAAGACAAGGTCAAATCAGATATCTGGTAA
- a CDS encoding CobW family GTP-binding protein, with product MKILSASQAIPVHIISGFLGAGKTTLLKHLLQQKPEQEIWAVLMNEFGQIGVDQQLLPQDQGYAVKELLGGCLCCSSQLPMQIALSRLLSEVKPDRLFIEPTGLGHPGQLLEQLTEPHWHSHLNMQALVTVVDGSRLHDRDWTQQNLYADQLKAAHIVVISHTDLMTAADRAALTQLQAEYQPYAQQWLFTEHGQLDIEQIKQEYRGSARQIQPLLKQQQITRSADTPVVIQQMPYHYVESAQGYQVAGWKLPKRWQFDFYDLLDLLCEQKDWLRIKGIFHTDQGWKSFNFNPEQFNYQSADEGIDNRVEVIYQQSRDWLAFETALMQCRIDPEK from the coding sequence TTGAAAATTCTGTCAGCGTCGCAGGCTATTCCTGTCCATATCATTTCCGGATTTTTGGGTGCAGGTAAAACCACACTACTCAAACATTTATTACAGCAAAAACCGGAACAGGAAATCTGGGCTGTGCTAATGAATGAATTCGGCCAGATTGGGGTAGACCAGCAGTTATTGCCGCAAGATCAGGGTTATGCGGTCAAAGAGCTGTTGGGTGGTTGTCTATGTTGCAGTAGCCAGTTACCCATGCAGATCGCCTTGTCACGGCTGCTGTCAGAGGTGAAACCGGATCGTCTGTTTATCGAACCTACTGGGCTGGGGCACCCGGGACAATTACTGGAACAGCTGACCGAACCGCACTGGCACAGCCATTTAAACATGCAGGCTTTAGTCACTGTGGTAGATGGTTCGCGTTTGCATGACCGGGACTGGACCCAGCAAAACCTGTATGCAGACCAGCTCAAGGCAGCGCATATTGTGGTGATTTCACATACTGACTTGATGACAGCCGCAGATCGCGCAGCGCTCACGCAGCTTCAGGCAGAATATCAACCTTATGCCCAACAGTGGCTGTTCACCGAGCATGGACAACTCGATATTGAACAGATCAAGCAGGAATATCGGGGTTCTGCCCGTCAGATTCAGCCTTTGTTAAAACAGCAACAGATCACCCGTTCAGCGGATACGCCCGTAGTGATTCAGCAGATGCCTTATCATTATGTAGAAAGTGCGCAGGGTTATCAGGTTGCGGGCTGGAAATTGCCAAAACGCTGGCAATTTGATTTTTATGATCTGCTGGATCTGCTCTGTGAGCAAAAAGACTGGCTCAGAATCAAGGGAATTTTTCATACCGACCAAGGCTGGAAAAGCTTTAATTTTAATCCTGAGCAGTTTAATTATCAGTCGGCAGATGAAGGCATTGATAACCGGGTAGAAGTGATTTATCAACAGTCACGGGATTGGCTGGCCTTTGAAACTGCCCTAATGCAATGTCGTATCGATCCAGAAAAATAA
- a CDS encoding MFS transporter — translation MSVSAERLWNRSFILCLFNNFFLFVYYFALLTILPIYIMKDLGGSVKEAGLALTLFLASSIAIRPFSGMIIEKLGKKISMRGAGVIFALFAFSYLLVDSMWSLLLVRFLHGIWFSILTTVAVPVANEFIPEQRKGEGMGYFVMSTNLGVVFGPLLALTVIQFTSFKVLFGILAVIISLGLIFCWMLKITELPKPEAISTEKTSLSLQDILEVKVLAVSFVALLTAFAYSGIMSFITAFSETKQLLGYTSVFFIVFAASMLLVRPWVGKIYDRKGPSAVIYPSFIFFAIGLVIVSLISNQWILWLSAVFIGIGYGSLFPCLQTLAIQSVDKQRMGHAISTFFTLFDLGLAIGSVAMGVLIAYWGFETTYVLSAALLIVTILVYRQYVAKKQNKRPASLEL, via the coding sequence ATGTCCGTTAGCGCTGAGCGGTTATGGAATCGCTCATTTATCTTGTGCTTATTCAATAATTTTTTCCTGTTTGTTTATTATTTTGCCTTATTGACCATCTTGCCAATTTACATCATGAAAGATCTGGGTGGTTCGGTAAAAGAAGCGGGTCTGGCGCTGACGCTATTTTTGGCCTCTTCGATTGCGATTCGGCCATTTTCCGGCATGATCATCGAAAAGCTCGGCAAGAAAATCTCGATGCGTGGCGCAGGCGTGATTTTTGCCTTATTTGCCTTTAGTTATTTGCTGGTAGATAGCATGTGGTCGCTGTTGCTGGTGCGTTTTTTACATGGTATCTGGTTCAGTATTCTGACCACGGTGGCAGTACCCGTCGCTAATGAATTTATTCCTGAACAGCGCAAAGGTGAGGGCATGGGCTATTTCGTCATGTCGACCAATCTGGGTGTGGTTTTTGGGCCCTTGCTGGCATTGACCGTAATTCAGTTCACCAGCTTCAAAGTCTTATTTGGCATTCTTGCCGTTATCATTTCTTTGGGGCTCATTTTCTGTTGGATGCTCAAAATCACAGAGTTACCAAAACCTGAAGCTATAAGCACAGAAAAAACCAGCTTGAGCTTGCAGGATATTCTGGAAGTCAAAGTTCTGGCGGTAAGTTTTGTGGCTTTACTAACCGCTTTTGCCTACTCGGGCATCATGAGTTTTATTACTGCATTTAGTGAAACCAAGCAGCTTTTGGGCTATACCAGCGTATTCTTTATTGTATTTGCAGCATCCATGTTGCTGGTCAGACCTTGGGTTGGAAAGATTTATGACCGTAAGGGACCCAGTGCGGTGATTTATCCTTCATTTATTTTCTTTGCCATTGGTCTGGTGATTGTCAGTCTGATTTCCAATCAATGGATATTATGGTTGTCGGCAGTGTTTATTGGCATCGGTTATGGTTCACTATTCCCATGTTTGCAGACCTTGGCCATTCAGTCGGTCGACAAACAGCGTATGGGACATGCGATTTCAACCTTCTTTACCCTGTTTGATCTGGGTTTAGCGATCGGTTCCGTGGCAATGGGAGTATTGATTGCCTATTGGGGCTTTGAAACTACTTATGTTTTGAGTGCCGCACTCCTCATTGTGACGATATTGGTTTATCGTCAGTATGTTGCCAAAAAGCAAAATAAGCGCCCGGCAAGTTTGGAGTTATAA
- a CDS encoding acyl-CoA thioesterase, giving the protein MAPLDQIAAVSDDQSELTMSVLMTPDMANFSGNVHGGTILKLLDQVAYACASRYSGSYVVTLSVDKVNFKEPIHVGELVTFLASVNHVGRTSMEIGIRVEAQNIQKRTVRHTNSCYFTMVAVDENGKPKQIPALNLDNDWKRCRFEAAEQRKVARLQENHHPSCSIYKKTAQS; this is encoded by the coding sequence ATGGCCCCTTTAGATCAAATTGCAGCAGTGTCGGATGACCAGTCAGAGTTAACGATGTCAGTTCTCATGACGCCAGATATGGCAAATTTTTCAGGAAATGTTCATGGTGGAACCATTCTGAAATTATTGGATCAGGTGGCGTATGCGTGTGCAAGTCGCTATTCGGGTAGTTATGTCGTGACCTTATCTGTAGACAAGGTGAATTTTAAAGAGCCGATTCACGTTGGTGAGCTGGTTACCTTTCTGGCCAGTGTGAATCATGTTGGCCGTACTTCAATGGAAATCGGGATTCGTGTAGAAGCCCAGAATATTCAAAAGAGAACGGTACGTCATACCAATAGCTGTTATTTCACCATGGTTGCGGTGGATGAAAATGGTAAACCAAAACAGATTCCAGCTTTGAACCTGGACAATGACTGGAAACGTTGCCGTTTTGAAGCAGCAGAACAGCGTAAAGTTGCGCGTTTGCAAGAAAATCATCATCCTTCATGCAGCATTTATAAAAAGACTGCACAGAGTTAA
- the gltS gene encoding sodium/glutamate symporter, whose protein sequence is MDFTFNAFYTLIAAVIVLLLGRFLVNKIDFLRRYNIPEPVAGGLVAAIISLLVHSLWGYSITTSAELQTSFMLIFFASIGLSANFSKLREGGIGLVIFLFAVSAFIILQNAVGMSLATLLGIDPLIGLIAGSVTLTGGHGTAGAWGEIFEVEHGIQGALALGMASATFGLIIGGIIGGPLAKLLINRYNLATARTDQQIETRDNTPMDSTTSEYVPFEYPHQVRLITADNAITTLGLFAGCLAFAEFMTGFSKGTAFELPTFVWALAGGVILRNVLEGVFKVQIFDRAIDVFGNASLSLYLAMALLSLKLWQLADLAGPLMVILGAQTITMALYAGFVTFRIMGKNYDAAVLAAGHCGFGMGATPTAVANMQAITNMYGASHKAFLIVPLCGAFFVDLINATVIQMILKFFA, encoded by the coding sequence ATGGATTTTACTTTTAACGCATTTTATACCTTGATTGCCGCAGTCATTGTTTTGTTACTCGGCCGATTCCTGGTTAATAAAATCGATTTTTTAAGACGTTACAATATTCCTGAGCCGGTTGCGGGCGGTTTGGTTGCGGCGATTATCTCATTGCTGGTGCATTCATTGTGGGGATATAGCATCACCACCAGTGCAGAATTACAAACCAGCTTTATGCTGATTTTCTTTGCTTCGATTGGTCTGAGTGCCAACTTTTCCAAGTTGCGTGAAGGTGGGATCGGTCTGGTTATTTTCCTGTTTGCTGTTTCGGCTTTCATTATTTTGCAAAATGCGGTCGGCATGAGTCTGGCAACATTATTGGGTATTGACCCGTTGATTGGCCTGATTGCAGGCTCAGTTACCTTAACCGGTGGTCATGGTACTGCGGGTGCATGGGGGGAAATTTTTGAAGTTGAACATGGTATTCAAGGTGCTTTGGCACTAGGTATGGCCAGTGCGACTTTTGGATTGATTATCGGCGGTATTATTGGCGGACCTTTAGCCAAGTTGCTGATCAACCGTTATAACCTGGCGACTGCGCGTACCGATCAGCAAATTGAAACGCGTGACAATACGCCAATGGACAGCACCACCAGCGAATATGTACCGTTTGAATATCCGCATCAGGTGCGTTTAATTACCGCTGATAATGCAATCACGACCTTGGGTCTATTTGCAGGCTGTTTGGCTTTTGCAGAGTTTATGACGGGTTTCAGTAAAGGTACTGCATTTGAACTGCCAACATTTGTCTGGGCATTGGCGGGTGGTGTCATCCTGCGTAATGTACTGGAAGGTGTTTTCAAAGTTCAGATTTTCGATCGCGCGATTGATGTGTTCGGTAATGCTTCATTGTCGCTGTACTTGGCGATGGCATTGTTATCATTGAAATTATGGCAATTGGCTGACCTTGCAGGACCACTGATGGTAATTCTGGGTGCACAGACCATCACCATGGCTTTGTATGCCGGTTTTGTAACTTTCCGCATCATGGGTAAAAACTACGATGCTGCGGTACTTGCAGCAGGGCATTGTGGTTTCGGTATGGGCGCAACGCCAACAGCGGTTGCCAATATGCAGGCGATTACCAATATGTATGGTGCGTCGCATAAGGCCTTCCTGATTGTTCCATTATGTGGTGCGTTCTTCGTTGACTTAATCAATGCTACTGTTATTCAGATGATTTTGAAGTTTTTTGCATAA
- a CDS encoding glutathione S-transferase family protein codes for MKLYNNPQSRGLTLLPLLKELQIEDQIEQVEVAYEHMHQQAYTQINPMGKVPCLVDQGVIISEMAAIFIYLADKYRDKGLAPALDDPKRGVYLKWIFFCHGPFTEYIDIKNLQVSPENIEKNRRSLSFGNEAAVFDFLKQGIGQASPYLLGEKVSAADLYVAYCLIFAISAKILPKFDEFRLFLEQMACRDSLKDIPWFQEYRV; via the coding sequence ATGAAGCTCTATAACAACCCACAATCACGTGGCTTGACCTTGTTGCCTTTGCTAAAAGAATTGCAGATTGAAGATCAGATTGAGCAGGTGGAAGTTGCCTATGAGCATATGCATCAGCAGGCGTATACACAGATCAATCCGATGGGAAAAGTTCCCTGTCTGGTGGATCAGGGTGTCATTATTTCAGAAATGGCCGCCATTTTTATCTATCTGGCAGATAAATATCGTGACAAAGGATTGGCACCGGCTTTGGATGATCCGAAGCGTGGGGTGTATTTGAAATGGATATTTTTCTGTCATGGGCCCTTCACCGAATATATCGATATAAAAAATTTGCAGGTGTCACCAGAAAATATTGAAAAGAACCGGAGAAGTTTAAGTTTTGGGAATGAAGCAGCCGTATTTGATTTTCTGAAACAGGGCATCGGGCAGGCCAGTCCCTATCTGTTGGGTGAAAAAGTCTCGGCGGCGGATCTCTATGTGGCTTACTGTTTAATCTTCGCGATCTCTGCGAAAATTTTACCGAAATTTGATGAGTTCAGGCTCTTCCTGGAGCAGATGGCTTGCCGTGATTCCCTGAAAGATATCCCGTGGTTTCAGGAATACCGAGTCTAA
- the chrA gene encoding chromate efflux transporter, whose amino-acid sequence MSSISLYRIFLIFLQLGCISFGGPAAHLVFFHRKFVTQLQWLNDTQYSQLVALAQLLPGPSSSQVGLSIGYLQRGYTGAVIAWLGFTLPSMILMALVALLGQSYFYILNSNSFHTIQLIVFSVIAWAFWQMLRSFCKSAWQYAVLILSVALLIVVSVSFNQILVIILGAICGLLAGYFSQSDSKPKEINKTAISSPYIRSAAAPYWLLAFILPFLLLPLAGKLWGESELQFFSNFYQTGSLVFGGGHVILPLLHQDFVTTGLVSAQSFDLGYAFAQLMPGPLFSFASYIGALLPWTSYVWLNAILATCAIFLPSFFLIFATLPYWSWLMQQRHIHQAVMGINAAVVGLLLYLLLNLSQRYFSYGSDLVFVAVMIALLRSKLPVWFSLILGFVLYQSYLNFF is encoded by the coding sequence ATGTCTTCAATCTCACTGTATCGGATTTTCCTGATTTTCCTGCAACTGGGCTGCATTTCATTTGGTGGTCCAGCGGCGCATCTGGTGTTTTTTCACCGAAAATTTGTGACCCAACTGCAATGGTTGAATGACACCCAGTACAGTCAACTGGTCGCTTTGGCGCAACTTTTACCCGGGCCGAGCAGCAGTCAGGTGGGCCTGTCAATCGGTTATCTGCAACGGGGCTATACTGGTGCCGTGATCGCATGGCTGGGTTTTACCCTGCCCTCAATGATTCTGATGGCGTTGGTGGCGCTATTGGGTCAAAGCTATTTTTATATTTTAAACTCAAACAGCTTTCATACCATCCAGTTAATTGTATTTTCTGTCATCGCCTGGGCATTCTGGCAAATGCTGAGAAGCTTCTGTAAATCGGCTTGGCAATATGCAGTCTTAATCCTCTCTGTCGCATTACTGATAGTCGTTTCAGTAAGTTTTAACCAGATTCTGGTCATTATACTGGGCGCAATCTGTGGACTCTTGGCTGGATATTTTTCCCAATCAGATTCGAAACCCAAAGAAATTAACAAAACGGCAATCAGCTCGCCATATATTCGATCTGCCGCTGCACCCTATTGGCTGCTAGCATTTATCTTGCCATTTTTGCTGCTGCCCTTAGCAGGCAAATTATGGGGTGAATCGGAGCTGCAATTTTTTTCCAATTTCTATCAAACCGGTTCATTGGTATTTGGTGGCGGTCATGTGATTCTGCCTTTGTTACATCAGGACTTTGTCACGACTGGTTTAGTGAGTGCCCAATCTTTTGATCTTGGCTATGCATTTGCCCAGCTCATGCCAGGACCTTTATTCAGTTTTGCCAGTTATATCGGTGCTTTGCTGCCTTGGACGTCTTATGTCTGGCTAAATGCAATTTTAGCGACCTGTGCAATCTTTTTACCTTCATTTTTTCTGATTTTTGCCACCTTGCCTTATTGGTCGTGGTTGATGCAGCAGCGCCATATTCATCAGGCGGTGATGGGCATCAATGCTGCGGTGGTGGGTCTGTTACTGTATTTATTGCTGAATCTTTCACAACGTTATTTTAGCTATGGCTCCGACCTGGTCTTTGTCGCGGTGATGATTGCTCTGCTACGCTCAAAACTACCGGTCTGGTTCAGCCTGATTTTGGGCTTTGTGCTTTATCAAAGTTATTTAAATTTCTTCTAA